In Pseudomonas lutea, the genomic stretch GAAGACCTATCTGGACGGCATGGGCGGTGGCGCGCAGTTTTTGCCGTTTCCCTACGACTACCGCTGCCCGTTCGGGGTCGGTGGTGACGCAGGCGAACGCATCGGTCTGCACTACATCGAGAACCAGCTCACCGACCCGGAAAGCGGTGTGCTTCCGCCAGCGGGGATGATTCTGGAAACCCTGCAGGGGGAGGGCGGTGTCGTGCCCACGTCAGCCCACTGGCTGCGCGAAATCCGACGCATCACCCGTGACGCCGGCGTGCCACTGATTCTCGACGAAATCCAGTGCGGCGTGGGTCGCACTGGCAAACCGTTTGCCTTTGAACACGCGGGCATCGTGCCGGATGTGCTGGTGCTGTCCAAGGCCATCGGTGGCAGTCAGCCGATGGCGGTGGTGGTCTACAACCAGTCGCTGGACGTGTGGAAACCGGGCTCCCACGCCGGCACCTTCCGCGGCAATCAGTTAGCCATGGTCGCCGGCTCCACCACGTTGCGCATCGTCCGCGAACAGCAGCTGGACCTGCACGCTGCTGCCATGGGCGAGCGCCTGATCGGCCACCTGCGGTCGCTGCAGAGAGACTGCCCGCAGATGGGCGATGTGCGCGGCATGGGCCTGATGCTGGGGGTGGAAATGGTCGACCTCGATGGCCGTCCCGACGCACTGGGCCACTTCCCCCATAACGGCGCGCTGGCGTCGAAGGTGCAGCGCGAATGCCTGCAGCGCGGGTTGATCATCGAAGTGGGCGGGCGTCACTCCTCGGTCATCCGCTTCCTGCCGCCCTTGATTGTCACGGCTGCGCAGATCGACCAGATCGCCGACATCTTCGCCGCCGCCGTTCACGCTGCTTTGCAGCACCCCCTGATCGACCTGTAACGCCCGCGAAACAACAGCGAGGCCAGGGATGGCCATTCGCCAAAAGCCAAGAATAATAATGGTAATGAGAAACGTTCTTTGTTACATTTTCACGCTTTTTTGACACATGCAGGCAAAACTTTGGGGCGTGGCCCCGTGTAATTTCAAGGGAGGGGGAGTTCGGATGGCGAGCAACAATAAGGGTCTTTTCAAGGTGAACGCCTTGGCAGCGCTGGTCGCAACAGTCGCCTGCCACGGCTCGGCCTGGGCCGCAGAAGCGCCGGTCAACGCACAGGGCGCCACCATCGAACTGCAGAATTCGATGGTCACCGGTGAAGCGCCCGAAGGGCAGGAAACCGTGGGCTATCAGGTGAAAAACAGCACCGCTGGCACCAAGACCAGCACGCCACTGTCGGAAACCCCACGCTCGGTGTCGGTGGTGACTCGCCAGCGCATCCAGGATCAAGGCTCGCAAACCCTGACCGACATCCTCGGTTACGTCCCCGGCATCTTCGCACCGCCGTTTGCAGTCGGCGACGCCCTGGCCGGTGACCTGTTCTTCATTCGCGGCTACAACGCCACCGATTACGGTTATGGCCTGCTCAAGGACGGCTTGCGTCTGCAGGGCAATCGTTACGACACCACCACCGAACCCTATGGCCTGGAGCGCACCGAAGTGTTCCGCGGGCCGAGCTCGATCCTGTACGGCGAAAACGCGCCAGGCGGGCTGGTCAATCTGGTCAGCAAACGGCCTACCGAAACTGCGCAGGGCGAAGCGAAATTCAGTTACGGCAGCAACAACCGCCGACAGCTGTCCCTCGACGTGTCCGGCCCGCTGACCGACGACAACCGTATTCTGGGCCGCGTCGTCATGCTCGGTCGCAACGCCGACACCCAGGTCGACTCGGTGCCGGACGACCGTATCTACATCGCGCCGTCGATGACTTTCAACTTCGACGAAGACACCGCGCTGACGCTGCTGTCGTCTTACCAGCGCGACCGCACCAAACTGCTGCTGGGCTACCCGGCGGCGGGCACGCTGCTGAACAACCCCAACGGCAAGATCGGCAAGGATCAGTTCAACGGCAACCCGAACTGGGATGACTTCGAGCGCGAAACCTGGACCCTGGGGTATGAGTTCAAGCATCAGCTCAACGACACCTGGCAGTTCCGCCAGAACTCGCGCTACATGCAGTCGCGTCTGGACCGTCACGAGACCTGGCCAAACAACCTGAACAACCGCGGTTTCGGCACCACGCTGAGCAGCACGGCCTACGACCGCGACAACAAGTCGATCACCTATTCGGTGGACAACCAGTTCGAAGGCAACTTCACCTCAGGTGCGCTGGAAAACACCGTACTGCTGGGCGCGAGCTACGATCGCACCTCGTTCAATCAGGACTGGGATGCCGGGCTAGGCGGGACCTACAACGTCTTCAATCCGGTATTTTCGCCGGTGACGCCGAACACCACGCAGTACGTGCAGAACTCGCAACTCGATCAGCACATGTACGGCACCTACGCGCAACTGCAAAGCAAGTACGACAACTGGATTTTCCTGGCCGGCGGGCGTCAGGACTGGGTTCACAGTGAATACCGTAACCGCGCCAGCGCTCGGCGCGCAGGCAGCGCCGCCGTAGCCGGTACCGACCTGGACGGGTGGGACAACGAGTTCAGCTGGCAAACCGGGCTGATGTATCAGTTCGACAACGGCTTGTCGCCATACGTCAGTTATTCCACGGCGTTTACCCCGGCGCAGCAATCGTCGACCCCGACCGGGGGGCTGTTCGATCCGATCAAGAGCGAGCAGTACGAGATGGGCCTGAAGTATGAGCCCAAGGGCTGGAACACGACCTTCAGCGCGGCGGTGTTCAATCTCACCAAAACCGACGATGTGGTGCCGGACAGCACCGGTTTCAGCCGCCAGGTCGGCAAGACCGAGTCGAAGGGCGTTGAGCTTGAGGTGAACAGTGATGTGACGAAGAACCTCAGTTGGACGGCTTCTTATACGTACACCGATGCGCGCGTGACCAAGGACACGGCGGGGTCGTTGTTCAAGGATCATCAGTTGACGGGCGTGCCGCGTAATCAGGCGAGCACGTGGGCGACGTATCGCTTCCTCGACGGTCCGTTGAGCGGTTTCCACGTAGGCGGCGGGGTGCGTTATTTCGACAACACGTTCGCGTATACGGCGCCGAGTCTGTACGGGAAGTTGAAGACGGGCGATGTGACGCTGGTGGATGCGTTGGTGGGGTATGACATCGACAAGCATTGGTCGGTGGATGTGAACGCCAAGAATCTGTTCGACAAGGAGTTTGTGAGCGGCTGCAATAACGCGGGTCGGTGTTATTGGGGTGAAGAGCGGACGGTGATGGGTACGGTTGCGTTTCGCTGGTAATCCGAAGATCAAGAGCGGCTCTGCCTAACGGCAGAGCATTTCGCCTTCGGCGAGTTACTTTTAAAAAACCGGGAGCCGGACCAACCAAAAGTAACCAAAAGTAACCAAAAGTGCCTGCTCTCGGTTAGGCCCCTCCTTCGTCGGGGTTCCTTCACTCCGGTCTCGCTCCGTGGGCCCGCCGCCATCCGCCATCCATGGCGGGGGGCGGCTCTCGCGGCATCCATGCCGCGCCGCTCGGCCCACTCCGCGAAACCTCCGTTCAGCCTGCACCCAAGTCGCGATGTGTGGTGTTTGAGCCTTTTGCGTATGAAGATCAAAAGCGCTGCGCAGATCAAAAGCTTCCCGGCTGAAGCCGGTCCTACGGTCGAGGTCACCGCCAATCCCACTGGACGCCTGCGATGCTTTTGTAGGACCGGCTTCAGCCGGGAAGAGGCCAGCCCAGTCGCCCACATTCTGCTGCCCACACCCCCTCTCTGTGGGAGCGAGCTTGCTCGCGAATGCTGTTGCTGTTGATCGTTCCCCCCACGCTTTTCAGATGCGGCTGCCTGAACGCGGTTTCTGTAGGAGCCGGCTTGCTGGCGAACGCGGCGGGGCAGGTATGAAGATGTTGGCTGAACAAATGCTTTCGCCAGCAAGCCGGCTCCTACAGTCGAGTTGCATTCATCCTCCGACACCATTCCGATCGTGCCCACGCTCCGCGTTAGCATGCATCCCCCGACGCTCCGCGTCACGTCACCAGGCCGGACGCGGAGCGTCCAGAGCGGCATGCCCACGCGGAGCATGGGAACAATCATCAATCTGCCCTTGATTTGCTCTTGATTTGCTCTGGATCTGCTCTTGATCTTCGTACACAGCCAGTCCAGTCACCCCAATCGCGACTTGGGTGCAGGCTGAACGCAGGTCTTGCGCAGTGGGCCGAGCCGCATGGATGCGGCGAGAGCGCCGTCAGGGCAAGGATGCCCGTTCGGCGCGGGCCCACGGAGCAAGACCGGAGTGAGGGTATCCCGACGAAGGAGGGACCTAACCAGGCAGGCACTTTTGGTTACTTTTAGTGCTTTTTAAAAGTAACTCGCCGAAGGCGAAACAGTCTGCCCCCAAGCAGACGCCCTTGATCTTGATCTTCAAAATGTTTTCACAAAAAAAACTAACCACTTGGTGCCCTCATTCGTCTTTCAGGTAAGGGCGCGCTCACCTGCGCCCATCCACACCACGAGGGTTTAACCATGAGCTTCGACAGCGAAAACACACGCTTCCTGGTCGTCATCAACCACGAAGAACAGTACTCCATCTGGCCCGACTACAAAGCCATCCCTGAAGGCTGGAAAAGCACCGGCGTCGAAGGCGACAAACAAACCTGCCTCAACCACATCGAAACCGTCTGGACCGACATGCGCCCCCTCAGCCTGCGCAAGGCCATGGCCTGAACCCTCCACCATCCCCAGGGAGCGTACAACCCATGAACATGCGCATGCTTGCGCCCGACCGCCTGCGCCTTGAAGCCGGCTTCCCCCTGCGCATCCAGCCCGCCCAGCCCGGGGTCAGCCTGGCCGCCGAATTCGACGCCCTGCGCAACATCGTCGACCAGTCGCTGGAGCGCGACGGCGCCATCCTCTTCAGCGGGTTCAGCAGCGAAGGCGTTGAAGGCTTCCAGCGCTTTGCCGCTTCTTTTGGCCATCCGCTGCTCAACTATGAATTCGGCTCCACGCCGCGCACGCAGGTTGACGGCAAAGGCGTCTACACCTCCACCGAATACCCGGCGCACCGCTCGATCCCGCTGCACAACGAACAGGCCTACACCACCGAATGGCCCATGCGCATCTTCTTCTACTGCGCCAAAGCCGCTGTCAGCGGAGGCGAGACGCCGATTGCCGACAGCCGTCGCGTGTACCAGCGCATCAGTCCGGCGCTGCGCAAACGCTTCGAAGAAAAGCGCCTGATGTACGTGCGCAACTACGGCAACGGCCTCGACCTGACCTGGCAACAGGTGTTCAACACCGACCGTCACAGCGACGTCGAAGCGTACTGCCGCACCCGTGGCATTCAGTGCGACTGGAACGAAGAAGGCGACCTGCGCACCCGTCAGTTGGTGCAGGGCGTGGCGCAACACCCACGCAGCAAAGACTGGGTCTGGTTCAACCAGGCGCACCTGTTTCACCTATCGAATCTGGACGAGGAAATGCAGGAAATCCTCCTCGACACCGTCGGCGAAGAAGGCTTGCCACGTAACGTCTATTACGGCGACGGCAGCCCGCTGGAAGCCGATGCGCTGGCGGAAATTCGCGGCGTGCTCGCTGAGTGCGAAGTGGTCTTTCCCTGGCAGACCGGGGACGTGCTGATGCTCGACAACATGCTCACCGCGCACTCGCGCAAGCCCTTCACCGGCGAACGCAAAGTGGTGGTCGCGATGGCCGAAGGCGTCAGCGGCCACACCTTGCACACGCTCACTTGAGTCCGACATCCATGCCCAAAACCAAGCTTGTTTACATCTGGTCGTTGCGTAACGCAGCCGCCGACAAGGCCGGTCAATACGTCGATTACCACGGCGAGCAGCGCTACATGACTTCGCCGCTGGAGTATCTGGTCAACGCGCTCAACACCACGGCGCTGGGCGACCACTACTCGCTGGAAGCAATCATCTACGACGAAAACCCCGAGTCCGCCCGCGACCGGGAGAGCATCAAGGACTACGGTTTTGCGCCGGGGCAGGGCGCGCACTGGTTCTATCCGCCGGGCCTGACAGTGCAGGGACGCAAGGTGGACGATTTGCTGGAAAATGTGCCGTCGAGCTATCGCGCCCTGCCTTTGGGCGACAGCGCGCGGCTGGCGGGCAAAGCCGATTTTGAGCGCCGGCTGGGGGAGAGGCTCCACGCTTTGAAAGCCGATGTGGTGGTGCTGGACGGACTGCTGGTGATCCTCGACGAACTGGTGCGCGAAGGCGCTGATTTCCATCGACGGATTTTCAACGTGCACCCAGGCATCACACGGCTGGAATCGCCATACGAACGGCGCGGCGCCTACGCCACCCTGGACGCGCTGTACGGGGCTCGCGGCAAGAAAGTGGTCAACTGGTCGACGCGGGAGATGATCGACATCCCGGTGGTGGACATGACCGGTGCGTCGTTCCATTACGTCGACAACGGGATCGATTCGGGGGAGGTGGTGTTTGACGTGCTCGACACCCCCATCGCGCCGGACGACACCATCCTTGAGTTGCGCTGGAACAACTTCAACAACAGCCTGTTTCCGGCGCTGGAGCAGGGGTTGTGGGTACTGGCACGGCAGCAGTCTCATTGACGCCATGCGGCTGATCGCACCAGCACAGCGAGTCTCGGCGTGATACCTGCGCTGGCGCCGCTGTTCATCGGTGACTTCGAGCACTACCGCGATGTTCTGGTGCTGCCCGACGATCCCCGTGAGGGCGTGCCTATTCTCACGTTCCTCACCGGCCATTACCTGAACGATGTCCTGACGGGGTTCGGCGCTGCCTACCCCGACAGCGACCCGCGCGGGCTGGCGTCGATCTGGAGCAAGTACTACTTCATCCAACTGATCCCGCCGGTGGTGGCTGCGTCATTGATCCTCGACCATCGTCTGCCGCTGCAACTCGATCGCCTGCAACTGATCCTTGACGAAAGCGGTCTGCCTGCCGCCTTCAAATTACCTCATTCGGGGCAGCGCTGGGCGCCAGCTCCGGTGAACTCTTTCGAGCGCTTCGACGGGCTGCTCAATCATCACCTCAGGCCGTTCATCGAAGCATTGGCCCGCCACGTGCGCCTGTCGCCGAAAGTGCTGTGGAGCAACGCCGGCAACTACTTCGAATGGCTGTTGGGGGTGTTGGCAAACGCGATGCCCCATGCCGATCTTAGTCACGGCCGCCAGTTACTCAACGCCCGA encodes the following:
- a CDS encoding aspartate aminotransferase family protein, which gives rise to MHSQYNVTPIAARASESLSNSPEHALANADYRFAPTARLERQAAVESNARSYPRRIPLELKRAQGIHVQDSEGRWFIDCLAGAGTLALGHNHPEVIQAMRDTLDGQRPLHTLDLMTEAKDDFINELFALLPAEFAKDARIQFCGPAGTDAVEAALKLVRTATGRSNLMAYHGAYHGMTQGALALMGNLGPKTYLDGMGGGAQFLPFPYDYRCPFGVGGDAGERIGLHYIENQLTDPESGVLPPAGMILETLQGEGGVVPTSAHWLREIRRITRDAGVPLILDEIQCGVGRTGKPFAFEHAGIVPDVLVLSKAIGGSQPMAVVVYNQSLDVWKPGSHAGTFRGNQLAMVAGSTTLRIVREQQLDLHAAAMGERLIGHLRSLQRDCPQMGDVRGMGLMLGVEMVDLDGRPDALGHFPHNGALASKVQRECLQRGLIIEVGGRHSSVIRFLPPLIVTAAQIDQIADIFAAAVHAALQHPLIDL
- a CDS encoding TonB-dependent siderophore receptor, which encodes MASNNKGLFKVNALAALVATVACHGSAWAAEAPVNAQGATIELQNSMVTGEAPEGQETVGYQVKNSTAGTKTSTPLSETPRSVSVVTRQRIQDQGSQTLTDILGYVPGIFAPPFAVGDALAGDLFFIRGYNATDYGYGLLKDGLRLQGNRYDTTTEPYGLERTEVFRGPSSILYGENAPGGLVNLVSKRPTETAQGEAKFSYGSNNRRQLSLDVSGPLTDDNRILGRVVMLGRNADTQVDSVPDDRIYIAPSMTFNFDEDTALTLLSSYQRDRTKLLLGYPAAGTLLNNPNGKIGKDQFNGNPNWDDFERETWTLGYEFKHQLNDTWQFRQNSRYMQSRLDRHETWPNNLNNRGFGTTLSSTAYDRDNKSITYSVDNQFEGNFTSGALENTVLLGASYDRTSFNQDWDAGLGGTYNVFNPVFSPVTPNTTQYVQNSQLDQHMYGTYAQLQSKYDNWIFLAGGRQDWVHSEYRNRASARRAGSAAVAGTDLDGWDNEFSWQTGLMYQFDNGLSPYVSYSTAFTPAQQSSTPTGGLFDPIKSEQYEMGLKYEPKGWNTTFSAAVFNLTKTDDVVPDSTGFSRQVGKTESKGVELEVNSDVTKNLSWTASYTYTDARVTKDTAGSLFKDHQLTGVPRNQASTWATYRFLDGPLSGFHVGGGVRYFDNTFAYTAPSLYGKLKTGDVTLVDALVGYDIDKHWSVDVNAKNLFDKEFVSGCNNAGRCYWGEERTVMGTVAFRW
- a CDS encoding MbtH family protein, coding for MSFDSENTRFLVVINHEEQYSIWPDYKAIPEGWKSTGVEGDKQTCLNHIETVWTDMRPLSLRKAMA
- a CDS encoding TauD/TfdA family dioxygenase, whose amino-acid sequence is MNMRMLAPDRLRLEAGFPLRIQPAQPGVSLAAEFDALRNIVDQSLERDGAILFSGFSSEGVEGFQRFAASFGHPLLNYEFGSTPRTQVDGKGVYTSTEYPAHRSIPLHNEQAYTTEWPMRIFFYCAKAAVSGGETPIADSRRVYQRISPALRKRFEEKRLMYVRNYGNGLDLTWQQVFNTDRHSDVEAYCRTRGIQCDWNEEGDLRTRQLVQGVAQHPRSKDWVWFNQAHLFHLSNLDEEMQEILLDTVGEEGLPRNVYYGDGSPLEADALAEIRGVLAECEVVFPWQTGDVLMLDNMLTAHSRKPFTGERKVVVAMAEGVSGHTLHTLT
- a CDS encoding formyltransferase family protein, with translation MPKTKLVYIWSLRNAAADKAGQYVDYHGEQRYMTSPLEYLVNALNTTALGDHYSLEAIIYDENPESARDRESIKDYGFAPGQGAHWFYPPGLTVQGRKVDDLLENVPSSYRALPLGDSARLAGKADFERRLGERLHALKADVVVLDGLLVILDELVREGADFHRRIFNVHPGITRLESPYERRGAYATLDALYGARGKKVVNWSTREMIDIPVVDMTGASFHYVDNGIDSGEVVFDVLDTPIAPDDTILELRWNNFNNSLFPALEQGLWVLARQQSH
- the fhuF gene encoding siderophore-iron reductase FhuF, whose protein sequence is MIPALAPLFIGDFEHYRDVLVLPDDPREGVPILTFLTGHYLNDVLTGFGAAYPDSDPRGLASIWSKYYFIQLIPPVVAASLILDHRLPLQLDRLQLILDESGLPAAFKLPHSGQRWAPAPVNSFERFDGLLNHHLRPFIEALARHVRLSPKVLWSNAGNYFEWLLGVLANAMPHADLSHGRQLLNARHLPDGRRNPLYQPVCYMKVHGQSELKRQRRVCCIRYRVDSLDYCSNCPLS